Proteins encoded by one window of Elephas maximus indicus isolate mEleMax1 chromosome 5, mEleMax1 primary haplotype, whole genome shotgun sequence:
- the LAP3 gene encoding cytosol aminopeptidase, protein MFLLPLPAVGRVAARRLSVQRFWNRSFSAAEMTKGLVLGIYSKGKEEDVPQFTSAGENFDKSVSGKLRELLTISGPPLKAGKTRTFHGLHQDYPSVVIVGLGKKAAGVNDQENWHEGKENIRAAVAAGCRQVQDLEIPFVEVDPCGDAQAAAEGAVLGLYEYDELKQKKKMMVSAQLHGSGDQEAWQKGVQFASGQNLARHLMETPANEMTPTRFAEIIEKNLKDANSKTEVYVRPKSWIEEQAMGSFLSVAKGSDEPPVFLEIHYKGSPDACEPPLVFVGKGITFDSGGISIKASANMDLMRADMGGAATICSAIVSAAKLNLPINIIGLAPLCENMPSGKANKPGDVVRAKNGKTIQVDNTDAEGRLILADALCYAHTFNPKLIINAATLTGAMDIALGSGATGVFTNSTWLWTKLFEASVETGDRVWRMPLFEHYTKQVVDCQLADVNNIGKYRSAGACTAAAFLKEFVTHSIWAHLDIAGVMTNKDEVPYLRKGMTGRPTRTLIEFLLRFSQEEANA, encoded by the exons ATGTTCTTGCTGCCTCTTCCGGCTGTCGGGCGAGTTGCTGCTCGGCGTCTGAGCGTGCAGCGTTTCTGGAACCGGAGCTTCTCCGCCGCAGAGATGACGAAG GGCCTTGTTTTAGGAATCTATtccaaaggaaaagaagaagatgtGCCACAGTTTACAAGTGCGGGAGAGAATTTTGATAAATCAGTGTCTGGAAAGCTGAGAGAACTTTTGACCAT ATCTGGACCCCCTCTGAAGGCAGGCAAAACACGAACTTTTCACGGTCTGCATCAG GACTACCCCAGCGTGGTGATTGTCGGCCTCGGCAAAAAGGCAGCTGGAGTCAATGACCAGGAAAACTGGCACGAAGGCAAAGAAAACATCAGAGCTGCTGTTGCAG CGGGCTGCAGACAGGTTCAAGACCTGGAGATTCCTTTTGTGGAGGTGGACCCCTGTGGAGATGCCCAGGCTGCTGCTGAAGGAGCTGTTCTTGGTCTCTACGAATATGATGAGCTGAAGCAGAAAAAGAAGATGATGGTGTCAGCACAGCTCCATGGAAG TGGGGACCAGGAGGCCTGGCAGAAAGGAGTCCAGTTTGCTTCCGGGCAGAACTTGGCACGCCACTTGATGGAGACTCCAGCCAATGAGATGACGCCTACCAGATTTGCCGAAATTATTGAGAAGAATCTCAAAGATGCTAATAGTAAAACAGAGGTCTACGTCAG ACCCAAGTCTTGGATTGAGGAACAGGCAATGGGATCATTCCTAAGTGTGGCCAAAGGATCTGACGAGCCTCCAGTCTTCTTGGAAATCCACTACAAGGGCAGCCCTGATGCGTGTGAACCCCCACTGGTGTTCGTCGGGAAGGGTATTACCTTTGACAG tgGTGGTATCTCCATCAAGGCTTCTGCAAACATGGATCTCATGAGGGCTGACATGGGAGGAGCTGCGACTATATGCTCAGCCATCGTGTCTGCTGCAAAGCTGAACTTGCCCATTAATATCATAG GTTTGGCCCCTCTTTGTGAAAATATGCCCAGTGGTAAGGCCAACAAGCCAGGAGATGTTGTTCGAGCCAAGAATGGAAAGACCATACAG GTCGATAACACTGATGCCGAGGGGAGGCTCATACTGGCCGACGCACTCTGCTACGCCCACACCTTTAATCCAAAGCTCATCATCAATGCCGCCACCTTAACAG GTGCCATGGACATAGCTCTGGGGTCTGGTGCCACGGGCGTCTTTACCAATTCAACCTGGCTGTGGACCAAACTATTTGAG GCCAGCGTTGAAACAGGCGACCGGGTCTGGAGGATGCCTCTCTTTGAACATTATACAAAACAAGTTGTAGATTGTCAACTTGCTGATGTTAATAACATTGGAAAATACAG GTCTGCGGGAGCCTGTACAGCTGCAGCCTTCCTGAAAGAATTTGTGACTCATTCCATCTGGGCTCATTTAGACATAGCTGGTGTGATGACCAACAAGGATGAGGTCCCGTACCTGAGGAAGGGCATGACTGGGAGGCCCACGCGGACTCTAATCGAGTTCCTGCTCAGGTTCAGTCAGGAAGAGGCTAATGCTTAG